A single window of Solanum dulcamara chromosome 5, daSolDulc1.2, whole genome shotgun sequence DNA harbors:
- the LOC129890087 gene encoding uncharacterized protein LOC129890087, translating to MTMKVTQKEKDSEKIIWDQMRSASGSPFSIAGSLNRALPKLMVWFILFVFATYVVYTLKLVSTKSCNDVVFAHNSLFIHSSEINSTKSIRPVIVNEELEERTGLEHIVFGIAASAKLWEKRKEYIKLWWKPEEEMRGIVWLDKPVKTSKGDGESLPELRISGDTSRFAYRNRQGHRSAIRISRIVSETIRLGMENVRWFVMGDDDTVFVTDNLVRILNKYDHNQYYYIGSLSESHLQNIYFSYSMAYGGGGFAISYPLAKALEKMQDKCIQRYPGLYGSDDRMQACMAELGVPLTKELGFHQYDVYGNLFGLLASHPISPLVTLHHLDVVEPIFPNVTRVQALRRLTVPLKLDSAGLMQQSICYDKANSWTISVSWGFAVQIFRGVLSPREIEMPSRTFLNWYKRADYTAYAFNTRPVARNPCQKPFVFYLSSAKMDPSSNQTVSQYTRHRVPHPACKWKTSDPADVDHVQVYKKPDPHLWDRSPRRNCCRVLRSNGKSMVVDVGACKEGELSEV from the exons ATGACGATGAAAGTGACCCAGAAAGAAAAAGATTCAGAAAAAATCATCTGGGATCAGATGAGAAGTGCTTCTGGGTCACCATTTTCAATTGCCGGTTCACTAAATCGAGCTTTGCCGAAGCTCATGGTATGGTTTATCCTTTTTGTTTTCGCCACTTATGTTGTTTACACGCTGAAGCTCGTTTCCACTAAATCCTGCAACGACGTCGTTTTCGCTCATAATAGTTTGTTTATTCACTCATCGGAAATCAATTCCACTAAATCGATCCGGCCGGTGATAGTTAACGAAGAACTGGAAGAGAGAACCGGGTTGGAGCATATAGTTTTCGGCATTGCTGCTTCTGCAAAGCTATGGGAGAAACGGAAGGAATATATAAAGCTATGGTGGAAACCGGAGGAAGAAATGAGAGGGATTGTTTGGTTAGATAAACCGGTGAAAACGTCTAAAGGTGACGGGGAATCTCTGCCGGAGCTGAGAATCTCCGGTGACACTTCCCGGTTTGCTTACAGAAACCGGCAGGGTCATCGGTCTGCGATACGGATATCGAGGATTGTATCGGAGACAATAAGGTTGGGGATGGAGAATGTGAGGTGGTTTGTAATGGGCGATGATGATACAGTGTTTGTTACTGATAATTTAGTGAGGATTTTGAACAAATATGATCATAATCAGTATTATTATATTGGGAGTTTAAGTGAAAGCCATTTgcagaatatttatttttcttatagtATGGCGTATGGGGGTGGTGGATTTGCTATTAGTTATCCTTTAGCCAAGGCACTTGAGAAAATGCAAGATAAATGTATTCAAAGGTACCCTGGTCTTTATGGTTCTGATGATAGAATGCAGGCTTGTATGGCTGAACTTGGTGTTCCATTAACCAAAGAACTTGGTTTTCACCAG TACGATGTGTACGGAAACTTATTTGGTCTGCTAGCATCACATCCAATATCGCCATTGGTAACATTGCACCATCTTGATGTGGTGGAGCCAATCTTTCCCAATGTGACTCGAGTGCAAGCTTTACGGCGTCTTACAGTTCCACTGAAGCTTGACTCGGCTGGGCTTATGCAACAATCGATTTGCTATGACAAAGCTAACAGTTGGACCATATCAGTGTCATGGGGATTTGCAGTTCAAATATTCCGTGGAGTGTTGTCCCCCCGTGAAATAGAAATGCCATCAAGAACTTTCCTAAATTGGTATAAAAGAGCAGATTACACTGCATATGCTTTTAACACGAGGCCTGTTGCAAGGAATCCATGTCAAAAACCTTTTGTGTTTTATTTATCAAGTGCCAAGATGGATCCTTCCAGCAACCAAACAGTGAGCCAGTATACTCGTCATCGAGTTCCTCATCCAGCATGCAAGTGGAAGACGTCAGACCCTGCTGATGTTGATCACGTTCAGGTTTATAAGAAGCCTGACCCACATCTGTGGGATCGG TCTCCAAGGCGGAATTGTTGCAGAGTCTTAAGATCAAATGGAAAAAGCATGGTGGTGGATGTAGGTGCATGTAAGGAAGGTGAGCTCAGTGAAGTATGA
- the LOC129890086 gene encoding golgin candidate 6 encodes MDLVAKYQGVVGRVFRNENSGSSEDSYVERLLDRISNGVLAEDRRAAMLELQSVVSESRAGQMAFGAMGFPVILSVLKEERDDFEMVRGALETLVGALSRIGHAKGPANEVQPTLMNSDLLSREVDNISLLLSLLSEEDFYVRYYTLQLLTALLTNSPQRLQEAILSIPRGITRLMDMLMDREVIRNEALLLLTYLTREAEEIQKIVVFEGAFEKIFSIIKEEGGSEGGVVVQDCLELLNNLLRNSASNQVLLRETMGFDQLLLVLKLRGTTYKFTQEKTINLLSVLETINLLIIGGPETDPGRDSNKLTNKTVLVQKKVLDHLFMLGVESQWAPVPVRCMALHCIGDLIANHPMNLEELASKRLGEEPDLEPALNSVLRILLRTSSKQEFMAADYLFKNFCQQNPDGQTMLASTLILQPQSMIHAPVEEDINMSFGSMLLHGLTTGENEGDLETCSRAASVLSHVIKGNNQCKEKVLQIELEAPTPILGRAEPLLHRMVKYLALASSMKSKDGKSSTSENVFVQPIILKLLIIWLSDCPNAVQCFLDSRPHLTYLLELVSNPTTTVSVRGLAAVLLGECVIYNKSNASGRDGYSIVDAISQKVGLTSYFLKFDEMQKSSLFTSAKPFLPRKPLTRSSAANMAEIEDGANESSDQKNEHPMLTSVFDSPFVYFLKRLEADIREKMVEAYSSPKSQVTVVPAELEQRSGENDVDFIKRLKTFVEKQCHEIQDLLSRNATLAEDLAKTGGNNSSPLERKVSGGSDRVQLETLRRDLQEASQRIETLKEDKAKAESEASMYKNLAGKTESDLKSLSDAYNSLEQANFRLEKEVNALKSGDIESLKEEAREEALKESEAELSDLLVCLGQEQSKVEKLSSRLRELGEDVDKLLEDIGDNIGADDADEEDEED; translated from the exons GGTGTAGTTGGAAGGGTGTTTCGTAATGAAAACTCGGGTTCAAGTGAAGATAG CTATGTCGAACGCTTGCTTGACCGGATTAGCAACGGTGTGCTGGCTGAGGACAGGAGAGCTGCTATGCTTGAACTTCAGTCTGTTGTCTCTGAAAGTCGTGCTGGACAAATGGCCTTTGGAGCAATGG GATTCCCAGTGATATTGAGCGTCTTAAAGGAGGAGCGTGATGATTTTGAGATG GTCAGGGGGGCTCTGGAAACTCTTGTGGGCGCTTTATCTCGAATTGGTCATGCAAAAGGGCCTGCAAATGAGGTTCAGCCAACTCTGATGAATAGTGACTTGCTTTCTAGAGAAGTAGATAATATCTCTCTTCTCTTAAGTTTGTTG TCAGAGGAGGATTTCTATGTACGATACTATACACTTCAACTTTTGACGGCCCTCCTAACTAATTCTCCACAAAG GTTACAGGAAGCTATTCTTAGCATTCCCCGTGGTATCACACGGCTGATGGATATGCTTATGGATCGTGAG GTCATACGAAATGAGGCACTGTTACTTCTGACTTACTTGACCCGTGAGGCTGAA gaaattcaaaaaattgtgGTCTTTGAAGGTGCTTTTGAAAAGATATTCAGCATTATTAAAGAGGAAGGAGGTTCAGAAGGAGGTGTTGTTGTGCAG GACTGTCTTGAATTGCTGAACAATCTCCTGCGTAATAGTGCATCAAATCAG GTATTACTTAGAGAGACTATGGGCTTTGATCAGTTGCTATTAGTTCTGAAGCTGAGAGGGACGACCTACAAATTTACACAAGAGAAG ACAATAAATCTACTCAGTGTGCTAGAAACCATTAATTTGCTAATCATTGGTGGCCCAGAAACTGATCCTGGCAGAGATTCAAATAAGCTGACTAATAAAACAGTCTTGGTTCAG AAAAAGGTCTTGGACCATCTTTTCATGTTAGGAGTTGAAAGTCAATGGGCTCCAGTTCCAGTGCGTTGTATG GCCCTTCATTGCATTGGTGATCTGATTGCGAATCACCCAATGAATCTTGAAGAACTCGCAAGCAAAAGGCTCGGAGAGGAACCAGATTTAGAGCCTGCTTTGAATTCTGTCCTTCGGATACTTTTGCGCACTTCTAGTAAGCAAGAGTTCATGGCAGCTGACTATCTTTTTAAGAACTTCTGTCAG CAAAATCCTGATGGCCAGACAATGTTGGCATCTACCCTAATTCTGCAGCCACAGTCAATGATTCATGCCCCTGTTGAGGAGGATATTAACATGTCATTTGGAAG CATGCTTCTACATGGTCTTACCACAGGTGAAAACGAAGGTGATCTTGAG ACTTGTTCTAGAGCTGCCAGTGTTCTTTCGCATGTCATCAAGGGTAATAACCAATGCAAGGAAAAG GTTCTGCAAATTGAACTTGAAGCACCTACGCCCATTCTAGGAAGGGCGGAGCCTTTGTTACACCGTATGGTGAAGTATCTGGCTCTTGCCTCTTCTATGAAAAGTAAAGATGGAAAATCAAGCACATCCGAGAATGTGTTTGTTCAGCCCATTATCCTGAAATTGCTAATTATTTGGCTTTCTGATTGTCCAAATGCGGTGCAATGCTTCCTGGATTCACGTCCTCACCTAACGTATTTGCTAGAGCTGGTCTCAAATCCTACCACAACTGTTAGTGTAAGGGGATTGGCTGCAGTACTATTAGGGGAATGTGTAATCTACAACAAAAGCAATGCTAGTGGAAGGGATGGCTATAGCATAGTTGATGCCATAAGCCAAAAAGTTGGGCTTACATCGTACTTCTTAAAGTTTGACGAAATGCAGAAAAGCTCTCTTTTCACATCTGCTAAGCCATTTTTGCCACGTAAACCATTGACAAGATCTTCCGCTGCTAATATGGCTGAGATTGAAGATGGCGCAAATGAATCATCTGATCAGAAGAATGAGCATCCTATGCTTACATCAGTTTTTGATTCTCCATTCGTCTATTTTTTGAAGCGCTTAGAGGCTGATATAAGAGAAAAGATGGTAGAAGCTTACAGTAGCCCAAAGAGCCAGGTGACCGTGGTACCAGCAGAACTTGAACAAAGGAGTGGGGAAAACGATGTTGACTTTATCAAGCGGCTGAAGACTTTTGTGGAGAAGCAATGCCATGAGATACAG GACCTTTTGAGTCGGAATGCCACTTTGGCTGAGGATCTGGCCAAAACTGGTGGGAATAACTCATCCCCGCTTGAGCGTAAAGTCAGTGGGGGTTCAGACAGAGTTCAACTAGAGACTCTGCGTAGAGATCTTCAAGAGGCTTCTCAACGTATAGAGACACTAAAGGAAGATAAGGCCAAGGCTGAATCGGAAGCTTCAATGTACAAAAACTTAGCTGGGAAGACAGAATCTGATCTTAAAAGTTTGTCTGATGCATACAACAGTCTGGAACAAGCCAACTTCCGACTAGAAAAAGAAGTGAACGCTTTAAAGAGTGGAGACATCGAGTCGTTAAAGGAAGAAGCAAGGGAAGAAGCCCTGAAGGAGAGTGAAGCTGAATTGAGTGATTTGCTTGTGTGCCTCGGACAAGAACAAAGCAAAGTGGAGAAACTTAGCAGTAGGCTAAGAGAGCTAGGTGAAGATGTTGATAAATTGCTGGAAGACATAGGTGATAATATTGGTGCTGATGATgctgatgaagaagatgaagaagactaG